The following DNA comes from Brassica oleracea var. oleracea cultivar TO1000 chromosome C5, BOL, whole genome shotgun sequence.
TCAATCATTCGTAATCATATTTTCAATTATAAAAGACACAGTATGTATAAATTAATTTAGTAGGTATGTCGATCAACCACCCCTTATTTTACACATTCCTTAACAAATAACAATCTATTTCAGAACAATTGCTAAACTAACAAAAACAAATTCCCAAGGAAATATTTCAGAAGAACATGACAATGATAAGGGAATATTGTTAACAAAAGTCATGTTCTCTACACAAGTTAACATAAACGAGAATCAAGATGTATATTGTATGATTTAGTGCTACATTCTAAGTAAGTGTTGAGAGACTCAAGGAAAGATAAAAGAAAACCTTTGAGATTTAACTATCGATAATGAATCAAGAATAGAAGTAAATTAAAAAAGGAGTCAGATAATGAAAGATTAATGTTTTGACCAAATCTACAAAGATTATAAAAGGAAGAAATCGAAAGGGGAAGGTGGTGTTTGTACTTACAGTGATCTGAAGGAGAGATTAGTGTTACAATACTATTACAAAACTATTAATGAAAGATTAATGTTTTGACCAAATCTACAAAGATTATAAAAGGAAGAAATCGAAAGGGGAATGTGGTGTTTGTACTTACAGTGATCTAAAGGAGAGATTAGTGTTACAATACTATTAAAACAGAAGAAATTTTTATCTACTTACAAATAGTATAGGTTGGACTATTATATTTAATTAATTTCCTATTATTTTTCATACAACTAACTTATTTATTATTAAATATAAACTATATCTAACCAATTATTTTAATATTTTCAAAGCAAAATATCTAAGAAAAGATACTCTTAACTATCTTTTTCTAAGATTGCATTTTAATAATATCTTTTAATACCTTTTATTTAAAATGTGAATATACATTTCTTTTTAATATTCACTTTTAAATAATAAAAGTCATAATTAGTATTAACTATAGTTAAAAACGAATATTAATTCATTTTTCATTTATAAGAAAAACCATTTCTATAATATTTATATATACATAATTTATATTCATAATTAAATTACTACACCAGTTAATAAATATAAAGTAACTTAATCCATTTATTAACTATTTTGTAAATTATAAAAGAAAAATTCCCTAGGATAGACATAAAAAGGTTTTTGTCACAAATATAGCCTTTAAAGATCAAAATGACCAAAATATTTTATTAAGGAGTATGTTTTTGGGTTTAAGGTTTAGAATTTAGGGTTTATGATTTATGATTTAGGGTTTAGGGTTTAGAGTTAAGGGGTGGGGTTTTGGGGGTATGATTTCAAATTTTAAAAACTTAAAAAATATTAAAATTTTCAAAATAAGAAAGTCTATTTTGGTCATTTTATTTTTTGAAGTTTATTTTTGTGACACAAAACTTCAAAAGGTCTATTTGAGAGAATTGTCCATTATAAAATAACATAATAAATATATTCATGAATTTTATAGCATATTTCAACTTATTGAAACAAATATTAAAGTAAGATATAAAAACTAGTGAATAATTCCATATTTTAATATATATATATATCAAGTATGAGTCGGGTAGAATAATAATACTTAACTTATATAATAATGCTGAAAAATATAATGATAAAATATTTTTTACTAAAAAATTAAAATAATTTTTTACTAAATTTAAAGTTTTAAAATATATGTAAAATTGATACGTGTCGATTATACAAATGAATTATCTTATTTTCATAAAATTATTTTCATGTAAATTTTAATTTAATTATATTATATACTTTAAAAATATTTTTTTATAAAAAAATACATATGTATAAGATTTCTAACTTTTAATAAATAAGTTTTTGAATAAAAATTAATACCGCGTTTTGAAGCGCTGGTCAAAATATAATAATACAAATTATTATTTAATATATAATAAAAATATATAACAAAACTAAAATAAATAAATATTTAAATGTCTAATATGAAGAATAAAATTAAATGAAAATTTAAAATAAACCAAAAACAAAACATCAAAAATTTTTAATAACATGTGAACAATAAAAGTAAACTAAATAAATAAATAAACGATTATATTTATTTTAAACTTAAATCTCTAAATTGTAATAATCGTATATGAAACGTTGATGCTCAAATATATTTCTACTTTAGTATATATCTTCTCAAGTTATTATCCATTACGCCTACAAGAAAATGATAAATTTGTTTGAATAACTTTTTTGTAAAATTGGAGCATCACATTCATAATATATCTATCATTCATCGAAATATTCATGAATTATAATTTTTTAAATATGACAATTTAAGTCAAACTATATTACATAATGGGTCAACCATCGGTTCAACCGGTAGTCGCGTGACTCGTGTCCCAGGTTTTAGCGGTTTTTTGCGGGTTTTATAAAAATTTTAAATAACGATTTTTTTATAAAAACCAAACCGGATTACATATAGGGTCACCGGTTTTGTCGGTTTAACCGTGGATCCGAGTGGGGTTTCAGAACACTAACACTTCGTGTGTAACATTTAAATGTAGATACATAATCAAAAATACAAATTATATCATATAAATTTGTTTTGTTTCGAAGATAATTTCGCGCTTTGAAAAGGCGAGTCAAAATCTACTTTGAATTAAAAAAAAAGTCAGATAATGAAAGATTAATGTTATTTTAACTATACCTGTGATTTTATATATATAGTTCATAGTCGATTTGTTATTATTTGGATATATTGGACTGCATATACTTTTTGTTGTTATTACTAAAAAATTACTTATATGTTGTTATTATTTTAATTAGTTCTTTCATTTGAATTTAAAATTTTTGGATTGGTCCATTTATTCGTTTTGTTTGTATTTGAGTTTGATATATTCCTGTAATTTGAAATACATTTATTTGTGTTCAAATTAAATTAAATAGTTAGCTATATTCATTGCACAAGTTTTTTTGTTCATCTAAGATGTGTACATATATTTTAATTATTGTTTGTATATTTTATGTTAATTTTTAAAAATCATTACAAAATTAAAATGATGATTGGTATGAAGTTGTGTAAATGGACATAGCCAATACGATTTTGAATTTTTATTATTTAAAACAAAATCAAAATATTTTTTTATAAATTCTAAGTATTTTATTATTTTGATGTATAAAAGATAAATTGGAAATAGTAGTAATAATCTTAAACATAAAAATTCATATTAGTTTGGATATTCTTGTTATGGATATATTGGATGGTACAAATATAAACTAAAATTAAAAATCAAAATTAGATTAAGCAAAAATAAGTTTTGAAATAATGGTAAGCTATAATATGTATAGTTCTCTAAAAGTATATTTATTTATAATATTTAAAAACGTTTTGTAATTCTCTTCTCTCCCAGTTCTCTCTTTCGAATCATTCGCATGGAAGAAGTGAAGAGATAAAAGATCTTTTGTTTCTCAGTAACAAAAAATCTGTTTCTAATCGAATTAGATTTTGAGTTGTTGGTTAAGCTTTCTTGATTTTAGCAAATCTAGTAGAGTTGAGCTCCTCATATGAGAAGCGTTTCAACAAAAAGTCTGTACCAGAATCTGCTTAAGCTTTATCGTTGCTCTACACCCCCGCTACCATCGTGGTTTGCTCTTCTCCTCCCTCAACCTCTCTCCTTTTCTCTGTTATGGCTTCAAAGACTGACGATGAGTTATCTTCGTCAAAAGACGATGGGTTGTCTTCATCGATTTCAAAAGATGCATCGCTTCAGATTACACCTTCAGTGGCTTCGCCTCCAGCGGCTCTGACTCCGGACGTTCTGTCCCCGACGCAGGATCTCCGAACTCAAGCGTCGGAATCTCTTGAGGCCTCTGAATCTCTGTTACCTCTCGGTGCTGAAAACTGTGCTGGAACTCTTGCTGGACCTCCTGAAAAGAATAACATGAAACCTGCTCCAGAATCACAGCTCCATGGAAGTGGTGCTGAACACTGTGCTGGAACTCTTGTCGGACCTCCTGCCATGGATAACATGGTCTCTGCTCCGACAACTCAGCTCTTCCATGGAAGAGATACTGAAATCTCTACTCTGCCCCATGGAACTCTTGGAACAGATCCTACGATGGCATCACCAGCAATTGAAGCGAGTAAGCAAGCTCTTCCTCAAGCAAATGCTCCTTCGGAACCTATCCAAGGCGCCTCTCCTTCTCAGTTTGTGCCTTCCTTAGGTTCATGGGCTAAACCACTCTTTTTCAAACCTCCTGTTACTCCTCCTGACCCGAGTACTCCCAAAGGATATGATCCGGTGATTATGGGGAACCAACTTGCTGCTCTGTGGCCATCCCTCAATGATGAGATCCTGAACAAGCAACCGAAAAGTAAGTATCCAACTCGTTCTTTACAACTTCCGGTTGAGAAATTGCCACCTCCTGAAATTAAAGCTGATGGAACGCTTCGATTTCCGTGGGCTGCAGGATTGAGTCCACAATCACGTAATCTATTCCGGGATGCTACTCCGACTTACAGACTTGATGGAACACCAGAGGTATCTATTCCTTCTAAAGTCCTTAGACTAGGACCTGAGAACAAGGATGAATATGTCATAGGCAAATTTCATAAGTGTTCCCTACCTCCGGGTGGACTTGTCCATGCCGTAGTTAATAAGATTTGGGGAAGGAGTTGTAAGATTTCTTGTAAGAAGCTTGATGATTCATCTTATATGTTTCATATCCCTCATCAACCTACTCGTCACTGGATTATTCAGAGAGGCGTTTGGCACATTGATGATTGCTTGCTTTTTGTGTTACCGTGGACTCCAGAGGGCACTTTCAAAATCCTAGAAGTATCAACACTTCCGGTATGGGTCAATCTGAAAAATGTTCTAGACTGCTGTTACTCCAGATTAGGAATGTCATGTCGCTTCAGGTCTTGGAGAGCCTATTTTAACTCACAAACCTCGTCTGGATCCTACCAGTATGAGTGAAGCAAAGGTATTAGTTGAGATGAAACTTGATAGAGACTTTCCGAAGCTAATAGCTCTTGATGATAAGCAGGATAGTATTTATCTAGTAAATGTTGAGTATACTTGGATTCCTTCTACTTGTGAGAGATGTGGTAGTTTAAGCCACAACGCAAAAATATGTCTTTTGCCTCGTAAGCTTCCAGAGGATTCAAATTCGTTGGCTAAATCAGTGGGTGTTAATGATGACATACCTGTTGTTAATATTGATCTCATCCTACAACAAGAAGACAATGTTGTGTCTTCTTCATCAACTTCCCAACAAAAGGAAGCTTCAGCTCAAGTAAGTCTTCCTGCTGCTTTTTAACATGTGGAGTTCTAAATATTCAGAACCAGTTCAAAGACTTGGATGTTCTTCCTGCTGCTTCTGTCTCGGAAGTTACCATCATCACGAAAGATGTTTCACGATCGCATTCTGGTTTGGAAACTGAAACACAATCTTTATATGTCTCTTCTAACACTTCTATGGACTGCCAAGATACACAGGTTGCAGGGTACAAAACTATCTCCTCTTCTTCACAAATTCAAGAGGAAAATCAAATTGCATTGCCAAGCTTGCCCAAGATATTTTCCCCATTAGTAGATTCTCAATCTGCTCCCACTTCAACACATATTATGGATTCTTGTCCATCAAAGATTATCAGCAGTGAGGACCACAAATTCTCAGTTGTTGATCTCTTAACCACAACACTTCTAGCAAGTGCATTTGAGAGTCCTTCTCGTTTCACCGTGCTTGGTAATGTGGATGAAACCTTGGTTTGACAAGGGGTGGGAGGGAGACAAAACCTCCTATCAAATATCAGGATTTGGAATGGAAGACACCACATGGGAGAGGAAAACATGGTCGACGTGGTCGTGGATCCAATCACTAGTTCGTTCACCCATTTCATTGTTGATTAAACTCGTTTCTACCTTAGTTTCATAGCTAGGTTTGAGATGTTTTATATCATGAAGTCTATTCATGCAAGCTTTTTCTATCTATAAGGCAATTTAACCTTATCATGTAAACATCTTATATATTAAAATAGAAGTCATGACTTCTTTCATGTGTGATTTTTTAATTTGGACCATCACTTAGAAATCTTATTAAATATATTTTATTAAGACTAATAATACATAGAATCTTTAAAATACTTTAATCATAATATATTTTAAAATCTTTTAATATCTTTTCATTTTAATTTAAAATTCTAACAAATCTGTTTTAAAATATTTTTACAAGATCTTCATTTTCAAAATTATATTTAAATATTTTCACTAATTTCAAAATTATTTTGAAATATTATTATACATTAATATATTCATTTATCATTTATAAAATGAAAAATAAAAAAATTCTTTAATATTTTATCTATTATATAATCATAATCAATCATATTAAAAGAAAATTATTATATTGAGCTAAATATAATAAAATTGTATTAAATTTATAAATTTATATATTTACATATTTTAATTTCGTAGATATAAAATATTTATGTTCAAAAATAAAATCTAATACGTTGGTAAGATGAGTTAACATTAGCAAACTATATAATACATGTATAAATTAAATACAATTATTATACTTAAATAAATATGATAAAAGTATATTCAGTTGATAAATTTAAAAATTTTATTTTCATAAATATAAATTATTTATTTTAAAAATAAGATATGATGATAGAACGGTTTAAAATTAGCAAACTATTTAATACATGTCTAAAAATTAACATATCTTATAAGAAGTGACAAATACATACGGTTTTAAACAATTGATTAATTATAATATGTAAATTATAAAATTATTGTATTTGAAATAGTTATATAAACATTTAAGTATATGGTTAACATTAAAAATATATACTACTTATGTTCTAAAACAATAATTTATGTATAGAAAAGTGAAAATAAACACCCGCGCGGTTGCGCAGATCAAAATCTAGTTTAAGTTTTAATTTGAAAGTCTTTTGTCAAAAAAAATAACATTCAAAGAAAAATGACCAAAATAGTTTTTTTTTTATTTTGAAAATTTTAATTTTAATTTTTTATTTTTTTTAAATTTGAAACCCTAAATCTATATTAGTTAACCCCTAGGGTATAAATATATTTTTACCCTTAATAAAAAAATTTTGGATCATTTTTCTTTTTAAAGACTATTTTTATGACAAAAACTTAAAAAAGATTATCATAGAGAATTTCTCTAATTTTACATTTAGCTTTATCAGGTTCAATGTTTTTTTTTTATCATATCAACATGAGTTTTGAAGAAGTTTAGTCGTAACATTGGTCGTCTTAAACTATCTGTAGTTACATTGTATGCGAAGCAGTTACTCTTAAACCTTAAACATCTCAAGAACTGTCTGTTCTTCACTGCGACATATATTAAAGCCTGGCAACATGTTGAGGCTATACTTGTATTGTATGTGATTGTGCTTTTTTTTCTTCCTGATTGATTCACTAATTTCTAACATCTGGTCGTGACTTGATTGTCTAGGTGAATGGAGACAACGTGTTAAAAGCTTTGTGACTTTAGTAGCTCAATTTTTGCTGTTAAAAACGAAGTTACACACCATATCTTGTTACTTATTAGTCGCTTCTAAATAGCTTCAGAAACCTACATATTTCTTTTCCCTGGCTCCGCAACAATGGTATATTACACTTCCGTATGGAACTAAAAGGTCCCTTCCCTAAGAAGATGCTTCGCAAGGTCAGCCTTAAGTTTAACATTGGAGATTTTTTTTCTTCGGTTTAAAGGCATCGGCGTTGTAGTTTTGTTCTGATACCTTCTACTATTTAACAAGGACCATTTATATTTCAGCAATTTGGTCAGGACTTAAGCTTCAATGTTACAGAGGGGGACAGTGTGCTACTGGAAAAGGTAATAAACCATTCCGTATAATATCTAGAACTTTTAAAATAATTATGTTATCTTTTCCTTATTTTCAGACAATAAAAGAGAAAAATGAGGGAAAAGATTTTGGTTCAGTGATTAAAGGCTATATATGCAGGTAAGGATACTAACGTGTTAGTTCATTTCAGAGATCTTCTGGACAAAATTTCCATAATTGATCTTGAAAAGAGACTTTCAGTGTCACATGCATTCGCTCACGCATTCATCACGGGCAAGTGAACACTATATATAATGTTCTTGCCCTAGATACATGTGTCTATTACACATTGTAATTTTGATTTTAGATTCTCCTCTTTGGATTGTCTCTATCATCTGTCATTCTTTTGCTACATGATAGCTTTAATTACAATTGTTTGATAGGTGGATTCACATATATAATTTTCATGCATCGCTTTGAGGAAACGCTTGAGGTCTGCATGCCGTAGCATTTGAAGTTTGATTTGCAAATCTATAATTACAAAAAGACTATAACATGTTTGGTTTACGTTACTGTCTTGAGATAATCGAGATTAGTTGAGTTTGCTTCGTAATTAAACAGCTCTTTTTCCTACCT
Coding sequences within:
- the LOC106343890 gene encoding uncharacterized protein LOC106343890 isoform X1 — encoded protein: MASKTDDELSSSKDDGLSSSISKDASLQITPSVASPPAALTPDVLSPTQDLRTQASESLEASESLLPLGAENCAGTLAGPPEKNNMKPAPESQLHGSGAEHCAGTLVGPPAMDNMVSAPTTQLFHGRDTEISTLPHGTLGTDPTMASPAIEASKQALPQANAPSEPIQGASPSQFVPSLGSWAKPLFFKPPVTPPDPSTPKGYDPVIMGNQLAALWPSLNDEILNKQPKRLSPQSRNLFRDATPTYRLDGTPEVSIPSKVLRLGPENKDEYVIGKFHKCSLPPGGLVHAVVNKIWGRSCKISCKKLDDSSYMFHIPHQPTRHWIIQRGVWHIDDCLLFVLPWTPEGTFKILEVSTLPVWVNLKNVLDCCYSRLGMSCRFRSWRAYFNSQTSSGSYQYE
- the LOC106343890 gene encoding uncharacterized protein LOC106343890 isoform X2, which gives rise to MASKTDDELSSSKDDGLSSSISKDASLQITPSVASPPAALTPDVLSPTQDLRTQASESLEASESLLPLGAENCAGTLAGPPEKNNMKPAPESQLHGSGAEHCAGTLVGPPAMDNMVSAPTTQLFHGRDTEISTLPHGTLGTDPTMASPAIEASKQALPQANAPSEPIQGASPSQFVPSLGSWAKPLFFKPPVTPPDPSTPKGYDPVIMGNQLAALWPSLNDEILNKQPKRLSPQSRNLFRDATPTYRLDGTPERGVWHIDDCLLFVLPWTPEGTFKILEVSTLPVWVNLKNVLDCCYSRLGMSCRFRSWRAYFNSQTSSGSYQYE